TTTTAGTTACGGTCACACCGTTAACAGTAGTAGTTTTTTCATAGTAAAACTTATTCCCGTTATCGGTAAAGATAATATTTTTAGTGTCTGTGATGTTGGTACTGGTCAGGTGGTAAGCGTTTTCTACATTTGCCCAGTAACCGATAACTGTTTCAGCCAGTACACAAGTTCCGCTTCCGTTACCGCCGTGATCGTCATCATCGTCGTCGTCACCGCCTCCGTTACCTGGATTTGGATTAACCGGTCCGTGATCGTCATCGTCATCATCGTCGTCTCCACCGCTGCCGCCGTGATCATCGTCATCATCATCGTCTCCGCCTTTTTGAGCCAATGAATCGTCAAATTTCATTTTTCCGGTATTGGAATACGCTTCGTGTGTGAATTGTTGTTCTCCGAAAATATAGGTTTCCTGCAGGTTACAGTTGTTTAAAACAACTAACTGATTGTTGCTGTATTCCTCAACAAGCTTCCAGGTCCCGATAATCGGATTGCTTTGCAACGCAACAGTATCTTCATCTTTGTTACAGCTAAAAAAAGTAATAGCCGTAATAATGGTTAACATTAAAAATAGTTTTTTCTTCATAAGAGATAACATTTAAATTAATTGATAAATTATTTGGTTAGTATTTATTGTACAAATTTGATCCCCAGTGAAAAGATATCGGCTTTTAAAGCATCGCTTCTTTCATACCGGTTGTAGCGGAAATCAATATTCTTTAATCCGAATTTCAGGACCCGGGCACGGGTCAGGATATCCGAATAGCTTAACCCGATTCCGTACTGATGGCTGTCAAATGACGACAGGTCATAGTCGGATGTATAATACTTCTGGAACGAATAATGCTTTTCAAACGGAGCGAAATAGCGAACCCCTTTTTGCGTATAAAAACGGTACATCGGCAGTATGGTGAAATATTCAGAAATGCGGTACGGAATTTCAATACTGGCAGTATGAGCCTCAAGTCCCCAATCGTCAGCATAGTAACGATAGTAACTTCTCACGACAAACTTCTCGTTGATATAATAATTCAAACGGGCGCCCACAGGAACCTTAAAACGGGTTTTCGGCAGTCGCTCCACATCATCCGCCAATCTGAAAACACCAACATTCCCCGGACTATCATAAATAGGGATATAACGCGGTTGTCCGATATAGTAATTCGCCTTATCGGCAAAATAAATACGGTGGTAAGGTGTAGAAAGTAAACCATCCTGATAAAGAAGATCCATGAATACGGACGCCTGCAGGTTCTTGGTCAGTACTTGCGAGAACCCTAAAGACATCGAATAGGAATTTCTTTTCTCGTTTGAAAAAGGATGGAAGGATTTCGGCAGGTAATTCGTTGTGGCCATACCGTATTCGTCCAGGATGTTTACTCCTTTAAAGTAGCCGCTATTCTGGAAATGCATCCCGTATAAAGAATACTCGTGCAGCTCTGTTGGATAAATAGCATACCATTTGTCAAAATAGGCACTGGCTTTCAGACTGATCTCCGAGTTTTTATCGTTAAAAAGCTTCGCAAGGCCTGCGCCAACGCCAAAGGACTGGTAGTCATATTCTTTAGAAACGCTGGCATTCGCATTCCAGATTGTATTACGGTTGTCGGAACTGTGACTGTAGCTCGCCGAAAGTGTTTTTAAAACATCCTTGCGCGAAGCACCGGTCGATTCTATCCACGGACTTCCGTATGGTGCCGGAACAGTTGTTGTTGTATTGTAGTAATCATCGTCTTTATTCGTATACGGCGTGTTGGAATTCATACTTCGTGAAGCGCCCGTATTGTTGTTATTGGTCGTGGTTGTAAAAGAACCGTCACTAACAAAAGGATTGATGTTGCTGGAAGAAGCAGAAGTATAGGCCGAAAAACCGGCATCGATGGTTAAAACACCATCATCACTCACCGGAATGGACAATACAATATTAGAAGTGTAATCTTTTAGTTCTTCACTACCAATACCGCCACCCACAGGGGAATGTTTTCCGTCCTGCTGGTAATAACTTCCTAAAAACTCGATTTCGGCTGTTTCTAAAACTCTTTTTTTATAAACAGCAGTGCTGTCTTTTTCCTGTGAATTTGCTGAGGTAAGATAAAAAAGGCTTGTAATAAATAGAATTTTTTTCATGGTTTAATTGCAGCCACAGCCTCCTCCTGTTTTTCCGCCATTGGCACCGGAAGCGCCTTCGCGATAAATTTGAAAATTAGTTTCATATCGTTCGGACGAACGGGCAGAAAGTTTCATATCGGGATCATTGATGTTTTGCTTTTCATATTCCTTAACGGTATTGCAGGAATAACAAACAAGACACAACAAGCAGAGTATTGTTAATTTCATTTACGTAATTTTTTTAATTTCTTAATATGGGCATTCCTGGAATAATAAACCTTTCCGGCATCGTCAACAATTACGGCACTTACCTGCGGAATCTGGTCGATCAGGTTCATTCCGGTTTCGCGGCCCAGTACCACTACGGAAGTTGAAAGACCGTTAGCCATTTCGGCACTTTTGGCAAATACCGTCACACTGGCAATTCCGGTAGCCGGGTAACCGGTTCTGGGATCGATAATGTGGGAATAGCGTTTGTTGTTGAGCATGACATATTTTTCATAATTGCCGGAAGTTACCACGGCACTGTTTGTTAAAGGAAAAACAGCAAAAACACGGTCTTTATTCATTGGATTGGTAATGCCAACGGTCCATTCTTTGCCATCCGGCTGTTTTCCCCAGGTATTCATATCGCCCGAAGCGTTAATAATACCGGCGACAACACCTTTAGCCATCATGAAATCCTTGGTTTTATCGGCTGCATAGCCTTTTCCGATAGAACCGAAACCGATTTTCATACCCGGAAGTTTTAAGAATATGGTACTCTTTTCCCTGTCCAGGATAATGTTTTGATAGCCGATCTTTTTTACCGATTCTTTAACGGCTTCCGGCGAAGGCAATTCGGTCATGCTGCCGTCGTATTTCCAGATCTTATCGGCAGCGGCAAAGCTGATGTCGAAAGCACCGTCCGTTAGTTTTGAAAAACCAATGGCCCTTTCGGTCAGATCAAACAGCTCTTTGTCTACCACTACGGGTTTGATTCCGGCATTCTGGTTGATTTGGGAAACCTGCGTATGCGGCATCCACTCGGAAATAAGATTTTCAATTCGCGTAATTTCAGCAACAGCGGTATCGATGTAGGCATCTGCCGTTGGAGCATCTTTGGCAACTATGGTAATGTCAAACCGGCTTCCCATTAGTTTTACAACTCTTTTCTGGGCAATCTGGGCAGAAAGGGTGGTGAGGCTGAAAAGACAAAAAAGAAGAATTAACCGTTTCATATTTTCTTTTCTAAAGTGTGTAATAATTTGATGTATTCTTCCGGATTAACGTTTTTGTAACCGGTTTTTCCCAGTACTTTTCCGTTTTTATCCAAAACCACAACCAGCGGAAAATGGCCTTCTTTATTATATTGTTCTGCCAGAGAGGCATTCTGGGATTTAAGGGTTTCGGAAAGTGCCGCGGTTTTCTTCTTCGGAAAATCGGCTTTTACCAGTACCCAGTTGGTTTTTGCTTCTGTTTGAAAAGCTTCCGAACTCCAGATGGTCTTGTCTAATTTGATGCAGGGCGCACACCAGTCGGAACCGGAGAAAACCAGGATAATATTCTTGTTTTCTGCAGCAGCACTTTTTTTACTTTCTTCAAAATTTGTTTCCCAGTGCTGTGCATAACTAAACGTACTCAACAGCAATAGCAGGCAGGTAATTTTCATGGTAATAAACTATTTTTTAATAATCTTTTTAAACTGGATCTGTCCGTTTTCAAATTCAATTTTAACCGGATAGATTCCCTGGGTGTAAGCCGATAAATCGATTTGATTTTCTTTGCCCGATATGATCTGCTGACCCAGTGGTGTGTATACGGAAATGGTTTTTATTGTTTCTGACGATGCAATGGTCACAACATTTGCAGTGGGATTCGGGTAAATTTTTACGGCAGTTTTATCAAAATCCGATACTCCCATAGGCTGTTCGGCGATGTTTACCGTATAATCTTCTACTTCTCCGCGGGCACTGCCAATGAATTCACAAGATTCTGCAGCAGTAACACCGGTTAATCTTTTCGAACGGATTCGCATCCGGGTGGTTCCGGTTTGTGCCGTTGCCGGAATCTGTATCGCTGCACTGCTGAAAACAGTACTGTTGCTGCTGTTTTGCGTTCCTAAACTAAAAAACTCCGAGCTTTCAAAAATACCATTTTTATTAAAATCGATCCAGGCACCCACGCCGCCGCTATTTCCCGGATTGTCAACGGTTACGCTTAAAGTATAGGCAGTCCCTTTGGTAACCTGGGCGCCATTAACCGCCTGCGTATAGTCGATATACGAATAGTTGTCCTGGCTGCATTCGGTGGTATTGTTAATTCCGGCAAAGGTAACGTTCGTTAACGTTCCGCCATACAGGCAGCTGTTGTTGTTCCCGATAGGGCAGTAGCTTACCGTTGTGGCCATCGTTAAACGAAGATTCGGACGGTAGAAAAAACGATCCATGCTCGTCGTACTGGTCCACGGCTGGGCAGTAGGGTTAAAAAAGTTGACTCCATTGCTGTATTTACGGGACAAATAATTCGGGTTGGTTGTTGTTGCTCTGAAACGCGGATAGTTGTTATCGTCTTTGGTAGCGGCATCTCTGACAACCAATACCGACAGGTTACCCGCACTTTTATTATATGCAAACGGTGTGTTAAGCGTTATTGTATTCCAGCCCGCAGTAGCGATTGCCGGAAGGCTGCCGGAATAGACTTCGGTATAGCCTGTAAAATCGGTAGTTCCCACAGCACCGGTAGGTAAACTGTTGAGGCTGGATAACTTTAAATAAACTTTCAGATTGTTCGTCGCAGCGGCATTAAAAGTCGAACTGTGCTGCCACGATAGTGCGGTTATAGTCCCGGAAGTATTGATTTCACTGGATAGGTAAACACTTTCGCTGGCAGATTTTTCATAAACGGCGTTTAGTGGAGCGTCGTTGGTAATATTATTGCTCGTTTCATTTCCAATGGTAATTGTCTGCGCCTGCAGGATACTATTTTGACCCAACAGGGAGAATGTTAAAAAGAAAATGGCGCGTAAAGTTGTATTCATGAGTAAGTTATTTTTATTTATACTAAATCTAAATAGAGAGTGCAATACTACTAATTTTATTTAGTATTTGTTCCAAGTTTTTTTACTTTTTTTAAGAATAGTTCAAGGTTTTTCGGATTTTAGAGTGTTTTGTTGCTATTAATCGTATAATAGAATCCATTCATTATGAGAAAAGTAATTCCATTCTGCCTTGGCAAAATCGACATTGGGATCAATAAGCCTTCGGAGCTGCTTTTTATTAATAGCCACTTTTGAATCGATATAAATACTCACTTTTTTTCCTTTTAGCTGATAGTGTTCCTTGATTTTTTGGGCTGTCTGCCAGATCATATCCGGTTTGGTCTGCATCCCGCGGATCTGTTTTTTGGTAAGCAGTTTTTTCAGCTTGAAATAATGCTGCTTTCCGGTTTCGTTATTGACCACTAAAAATTTGGTATAGCCGCTGCGGTTGCGCAGCATCATCCGCCAGCTCAGGCGGTGTCCTTCTTCGGTCCAGAGTACGTCGCCTTTAATTACCCAGTGCCGCAAAGGGCATAAAACCTGGAAGATAAAAAACGGAATAAAGAAATACAGCACTATTTTTCTTCCGTAATCGGGTTTCAGTGGTGTCTTTTCAACAGCAGTTCTATTCCGGAAAAACAGTTTTCGGATGGTTTCCGGCGGAAAGAAAAAGATCGAAAAGGACAATGCCATAAACGGGAAAATACCAATGCCCAGATGCAATTTGTTGAACAAATGGAAAAACAGCGAAGCCATAAAGGCATATTTCCGGGTTTTGTGCCATAGCAATGCCGGCACAATCAATAAGTCGAATAAAATTCCGGCATAGGCAATAAACAGATAAAACCACTGCTGGTTGTATAAATTTTCTAAAAGCGGAATGACATTTTTGTGCAGCATCCCTTTGGTAAAACTGCCATCCAGCCAACCGGAATAGAGTTTAGCGACTGTAGCAAAAAAATAGACAATGGCGATTTGCAGGATCATAACCCAGATGCACCAGGAAGGAACCGTATTGCTGCGGATGTCCGGATTTCGTCTGGCATCTACAGAATGGGAAGCATTGGCAGGGAGAAACAGCATGATAATGCAAACCAGCAATAACAAATAGTAATGATTGTTATAGGCTGTTTTCTGCATAAAATAAGCACCTGCCCATAAAAGGGTAAACAGGCCGAGGCTCCAGCGGTAAAATAAACCAATGGAAATAAAAACACCCAAAAGTGCCATAAAATAGAAATAGTAATGCATGCCTTCTCCCGGCAGCGGTTGCAGCCATTCCATCCCGATATGGGAAAAAGTATAGGTGGGCAGTATAAAATTGCGTCTTACCCATTCGTTCATAATGCACTGGATGCAATGCCATGAAATCAGTATTCCGAAAACTATCCGGAATAGAATTAACTGCGAATTATCAATCGGGGTGAATAAGGCAGAACGGCATTTTTGATAACGGTTTTCCAGGTATTTTTTTAAAGAAATGAAAATGCTGAGAAGCGTATTGTTAGCGGATTCGGACTCTTTTAACATAAAAAAAGCTTAAATAAAAGTTAGGGCAAAGTTAAAAAAATAATGAACTTATTTAGACTTATTAAAAATAAATATATAGCTTTGCCGAAAATTTCAAAATTACATGAACCGAATATTACTTTTATTACTAGCCATTTTTACTTTTAACGGATACGCGCAAAGCGTTGACTCTGTAAGCGTTAAGAAGCTTAAGGAGGAGATAAAAAAAGAGTTGAGAGAAGAACTGAAACAACAGGTTAAAGCCGATTTTATTAAAGAAAATAAAACCCTTTTTGACTGGAGTAAGTTTACTTTAAGCGGATACGGAGTTGTTAACTATTACAACTACAGACGTTACGATACCGATTTGGGAATGAAAGATAAATTTGATGCGGAACGCCTTAATTTATACCTGGGATACAATTTCAATGATTGGATCAGTTTTAAATCGGAAATAGAATTTGAACACGGCGGAACCGGTTCCACAGTAGAGCTGGATACCCAGGAAGAAGCCGGAGAATATGAAAAAGAAGTGGAAGCCGGAGGAGAAGTGAAGATCGAGCAGATCCACATCAACCTGGCCGTTCGTCCTTACTTCAATGTGCGGGTGGGAAGAATGAAGATCCACTTTGGACTTGCTCAGGATTTAGACCGTCCGATCTCCTATTTTACCACACACCGTCAGGAAATGGAAAACGAAATCCTTCCTTTGGGATGGTATGAAAATGGGGTACAGTTCCACGGAACCTTCTGGAAAAAAAGATTCAAATATGAAGTGTCCGTTACCAATGGTTTAGACGCTTCAGGATTTAGCTCAAGAGGCTGGATCAAAGAAGGATACCAGCAGCGTTTTGAAATGTCTGTGGGCGAAAGCTGGGCATTTACAGCCCGATTGGACTACAAATTCGGAACCCATAAAAATACCTATTTCGGAGCGTCAGCCTATATTAACGATGCGGCTGCAAACAGACCGAAAAACGACATGAAAGAAACGGCTTATGTAACCATTTTTGAAGGACATATCACTTATGACGAAGATTACCTGCGTTTCAATTCCATTATCTTATACGGAAATCTTGAAAACTCGAATATCGTTTCCAGAAAGAACGCCAGTTTATCAAACAACTTAGGGGTGAAAAGAACACCGGTAGGAAAAAGTGTTTTAGGATTTTCGGCAGAAGCCGGATACGAGATCCTGCATTTCTTCAACAAAACGACCAAACAAAAATTCTATCCGTTTATGCGATACGATTACTACGATACGATGCATGGAGTGGAAGGAAACGTTGTTAAAAAACCAAGATGGGAAAGAAGTGCTATAACCGGAGGATTCAACTGGTTTGTACACCCGCAGATCGTGTTAAAAGCACATTATCAGAACAGAAATTTAGGTTCGTATCAGTTTGATCCGGTAACCGCATTGAATACAGGAGAGAAACAACAGGAAAATACATTTTCTGCCGGTATTGGTTTCTCCTTCTAAAAACAGATTACTAACACAAATATTTTATAAATGAAAAGAAGAGTTTTAAGTTTAGGATTTATTGCAATGGCATTAGCATTAGTAAATTGCAGTAATAACGACGACACAAATTATGTAGACCCGAATGCGTCATTATATTCAAATGTAATTAGTAATGTTGCCTCTAACGTTGTAGTGGAAACATATAAAACACTAAACCAAAGAGCAACGGCGTTAAGAACAGCTATTAACACTTTAGCAGCTGCACCAACTCAGGATAATCTTGCTGCTGCAAGATTAGCATGGAGCGCAACCAGAAAACCATGGGAACAATCGGAAGGATTTTTATACGGACCGGTAGCAGATGATGCACTTGGTAACGGAGGTTTGGATCCTGCCATGGATACCTGGCCGGTAGATGTGGAAGCGATGAACAACATCCTGTCCAGTGGCCAGCCAATCACTGCTAACGTTATTGCATCTAACCCGGAAGCAAGAGGATTTCACCTTATAGAGTTTTTATTATGGGGAGAAAACGGAACTAAAACCGTTGCTCAGATTACAGCAAGAGAATTTGAATACCTTAAAGCTGCTGCTGAAGATTTACAGAACAATACACAAACATTAATTAACGGATGGAGCAGTTCTGCCGGAAATTATGTAGCTTACTTCTTAACAGCCGGAAATGCTAATAATGTGAAATACCCGTCACAGAAAGCGGCGTTAGAAGAATTTGTACATGGAATCATCACAATTGCCGATGAGGTTGCCAATACTAAAATCCAGGAGCCTTTAAACGGTCCTAACGGAGAAGGAGTTTCGCCACAGGCTGAAGAATCACGTTTCAGTAAAAATTCATTATTGGATTTTGCAGACAACATCCGTAGCGTTCAGAATGTTTATTTAGGAGATTATAATGCTATAGACGGTAAAGGACTTACCGATGTGGTTGCGGCTAGAAACCCACAATTGGATGCTACTATCAAAGCGAAGATCAGTGAGGCAATTACAGCAATTGAAGCCATCCCGGTATCGTTTACAGATGCGATCTATAACAACAGACCGGCAGTGGAAAATGCTCAGGAAAAAGTAAATGAATTATTCAATTTATTACAGACTCAGTTATTACCGCTAATTAATAATTAACGAATAGTATTGCCATAGTAACTATAAATAAGACTGTTATAATATAGGCTCAGGGATTGAGGAATACCTGCGACTATTATTATGATGTCTTTTTAATACCTCACTTATTTATTAAGTGGGGTATTTTCTAATTTATACCAATAATGATAAAAAAATACCTAGTATTAAGTTTTTTGAGTGTCGCTTTCCTTTCCTGCGATAATAGTGACAATGATGTTTATGAAGATATTCCCGATTTAAACGATCGGTTACTGGCAGGTGGCGGTACGACCGTATTTTTAGCGACAAGTAATGCGTTTAGTACTCCGGCGCCCAATCTTGATGCCGAAAGTTTAGGAATACATTTGGCTGGTGATGTACAGTTTGAAGCTGTTTTTGTAACAGCTCCGGCAAATGTGAATCCCGGTTTAGGACCTATTTTTAAT
This region of Flavobacterium inviolabile genomic DNA includes:
- a CDS encoding DUF3570 domain-containing protein, with the protein product MKKILFITSLFYLTSANSQEKDSTAVYKKRVLETAEIEFLGSYYQQDGKHSPVGGGIGSEELKDYTSNIVLSIPVSDDGVLTIDAGFSAYTSASSSNINPFVSDGSFTTTTNNNNTGASRSMNSNTPYTNKDDDYYNTTTTVPAPYGSPWIESTGASRKDVLKTLSASYSHSSDNRNTIWNANASVSKEYDYQSFGVGAGLAKLFNDKNSEISLKASAYFDKWYAIYPTELHEYSLYGMHFQNSGYFKGVNILDEYGMATTNYLPKSFHPFSNEKRNSYSMSLGFSQVLTKNLQASVFMDLLYQDGLLSTPYHRIYFADKANYYIGQPRYIPIYDSPGNVGVFRLADDVERLPKTRFKVPVGARLNYYINEKFVVRSYYRYYADDWGLEAHTASIEIPYRISEYFTILPMYRFYTQKGVRYFAPFEKHYSFQKYYTSDYDLSSFDSHQYGIGLSYSDILTRARVLKFGLKNIDFRYNRYERSDALKADIFSLGIKFVQ
- a CDS encoding DUF4266 domain-containing protein, whose translation is MKLTILCLLCLVCYSCNTVKEYEKQNINDPDMKLSARSSERYETNFQIYREGASGANGGKTGGGCGCN
- a CDS encoding FAD:protein FMN transferase; this encodes MKRLILLFCLFSLTTLSAQIAQKRVVKLMGSRFDITIVAKDAPTADAYIDTAVAEITRIENLISEWMPHTQVSQINQNAGIKPVVVDKELFDLTERAIGFSKLTDGAFDISFAAADKIWKYDGSMTELPSPEAVKESVKKIGYQNIILDREKSTIFLKLPGMKIGFGSIGKGYAADKTKDFMMAKGVVAGIINASGDMNTWGKQPDGKEWTVGITNPMNKDRVFAVFPLTNSAVVTSGNYEKYVMLNNKRYSHIIDPRTGYPATGIASVTVFAKSAEMANGLSTSVVVLGRETGMNLIDQIPQVSAVIVDDAGKVYYSRNAHIKKLKKLRK
- a CDS encoding thioredoxin family protein; amino-acid sequence: MKITCLLLLLSTFSYAQHWETNFEESKKSAAAENKNIILVFSGSDWCAPCIKLDKTIWSSEAFQTEAKTNWVLVKADFPKKKTAALSETLKSQNASLAEQYNKEGHFPLVVVLDKNGKVLGKTGYKNVNPEEYIKLLHTLEKKI
- a CDS encoding GEVED domain-containing protein; translated protein: MNTTLRAIFFLTFSLLGQNSILQAQTITIGNETSNNITNDAPLNAVYEKSASESVYLSSEINTSGTITALSWQHSSTFNAAATNNLKVYLKLSSLNSLPTGAVGTTDFTGYTEVYSGSLPAIATAGWNTITLNTPFAYNKSAGNLSVLVVRDAATKDDNNYPRFRATTTNPNYLSRKYSNGVNFFNPTAQPWTSTTSMDRFFYRPNLRLTMATTVSYCPIGNNNSCLYGGTLTNVTFAGINNTTECSQDNYSYIDYTQAVNGAQVTKGTAYTLSVTVDNPGNSGGVGAWIDFNKNGIFESSEFFSLGTQNSSNSTVFSSAAIQIPATAQTGTTRMRIRSKRLTGVTAAESCEFIGSARGEVEDYTVNIAEQPMGVSDFDKTAVKIYPNPTANVVTIASSETIKTISVYTPLGQQIISGKENQIDLSAYTQGIYPVKIEFENGQIQFKKIIKK
- a CDS encoding HTTM domain-containing protein encodes the protein MLKESESANNTLLSIFISLKKYLENRYQKCRSALFTPIDNSQLILFRIVFGILISWHCIQCIMNEWVRRNFILPTYTFSHIGMEWLQPLPGEGMHYYFYFMALLGVFISIGLFYRWSLGLFTLLWAGAYFMQKTAYNNHYYLLLLVCIIMLFLPANASHSVDARRNPDIRSNTVPSWCIWVMILQIAIVYFFATVAKLYSGWLDGSFTKGMLHKNVIPLLENLYNQQWFYLFIAYAGILFDLLIVPALLWHKTRKYAFMASLFFHLFNKLHLGIGIFPFMALSFSIFFFPPETIRKLFFRNRTAVEKTPLKPDYGRKIVLYFFIPFFIFQVLCPLRHWVIKGDVLWTEEGHRLSWRMMLRNRSGYTKFLVVNNETGKQHYFKLKKLLTKKQIRGMQTKPDMIWQTAQKIKEHYQLKGKKVSIYIDSKVAINKKQLRRLIDPNVDFAKAEWNYFSHNEWILLYD
- a CDS encoding autotransporter outer membrane beta-barrel domain-containing protein; the encoded protein is MNRILLLLLAIFTFNGYAQSVDSVSVKKLKEEIKKELREELKQQVKADFIKENKTLFDWSKFTLSGYGVVNYYNYRRYDTDLGMKDKFDAERLNLYLGYNFNDWISFKSEIEFEHGGTGSTVELDTQEEAGEYEKEVEAGGEVKIEQIHINLAVRPYFNVRVGRMKIHFGLAQDLDRPISYFTTHRQEMENEILPLGWYENGVQFHGTFWKKRFKYEVSVTNGLDASGFSSRGWIKEGYQQRFEMSVGESWAFTARLDYKFGTHKNTYFGASAYINDAAANRPKNDMKETAYVTIFEGHITYDEDYLRFNSIILYGNLENSNIVSRKNASLSNNLGVKRTPVGKSVLGFSAEAGYEILHFFNKTTKQKFYPFMRYDYYDTMHGVEGNVVKKPRWERSAITGGFNWFVHPQIVLKAHYQNRNLGSYQFDPVTALNTGEKQQENTFSAGIGFSF
- a CDS encoding imelysin family protein, translated to MKRRVLSLGFIAMALALVNCSNNDDTNYVDPNASLYSNVISNVASNVVVETYKTLNQRATALRTAINTLAAAPTQDNLAAARLAWSATRKPWEQSEGFLYGPVADDALGNGGLDPAMDTWPVDVEAMNNILSSGQPITANVIASNPEARGFHLIEFLLWGENGTKTVAQITAREFEYLKAAAEDLQNNTQTLINGWSSSAGNYVAYFLTAGNANNVKYPSQKAALEEFVHGIITIADEVANTKIQEPLNGPNGEGVSPQAEESRFSKNSLLDFADNIRSVQNVYLGDYNAIDGKGLTDVVAARNPQLDATIKAKISEAITAIEAIPVSFTDAIYNNRPAVENAQEKVNELFNLLQTQLLPLINN